In Xanthomonas sacchari, a genomic segment contains:
- a CDS encoding VOC family protein, with the protein MNPIDHLGLRCSDFERSLAFYRAALAALDLDVVMQVSAEASGGQRHVGFGRDGKPSFWIADGGRDAGNNGVHVAFVAASRAQVDAFHRAGLATGGRDHGAPGLRPHYHPDYYGAFLRDPDGHNIEAVCHRPATT; encoded by the coding sequence ATGAACCCGATCGACCATCTCGGCCTGCGCTGCAGCGATTTCGAACGCAGCCTGGCGTTCTACCGCGCCGCCCTGGCCGCGCTGGACCTGGACGTGGTGATGCAGGTAAGCGCCGAAGCGAGCGGCGGCCAACGCCACGTCGGCTTCGGCCGCGACGGCAAGCCCAGCTTCTGGATCGCCGACGGCGGCCGCGACGCCGGCAACAATGGCGTGCACGTGGCCTTCGTCGCCGCCAGCCGCGCGCAGGTGGATGCGTTCCATCGCGCCGGTCTGGCCACCGGCGGCCGCGACCACGGCGCACCCGGCCTGCGCCCGCACTATCACCCCGACTACTACGGCGCGTTCCTGCGGGATCCGGACGGCCACAACATCGAAGCGGTCTGTCACCGCCCGGCAACGACCTGA
- the feoB gene encoding ferrous iron transport protein B, which translates to MSAAAAPLRLALVGNPNCGKTALFNQLTGSKQKVANYAGVTVERKEGRFRAPSGREFAVLDLPGAYSLQPASLDEAITRDLCRGFYPGEPAPDVLVCVVDATNLRLHLRFALELRELGKPMLVALNMVDAAQRRGIQIDRQALEQALGVPVIETVAVRRNGARALVERLDTLAPALPPAVAPAEGQGDYHQQVRAILAAAVSMPTRTSRIDDALDRWLLHPVAGLLTLVLVMFLIFQAVFAWAQPVMDLIDGGTKALGVWVGGTLPEGPLNSLLVDGIIAGLGGVVIFLPQILILFAFILALEESGYLPRAAFLLDRMMAAAGLSGRSFIPLLSSFACAVPGIMSTRSIQDPRDRLATILVAPLMTCSARLPVYTLLIAAFVPQKQVWGVLNQQGLVLFGLYLAAIVSGLAVSWTMKKWRRDKGEHPLLLELPSYRVPHLRDLALGLWERAAIFLKRVGGIILALTILLWFLLNFPAPPADATLPAIDYSFAGRIGHAMTTVFSPLGFNWQICIALIPGLAAREVAVSSLATVYALSAADDDAAAQALSPLIHDGWSLATALSLLVWYIYAPMCISTLATIKRETNSWKQMSFAAFYLFALAYLASLVTYQVAVALGAG; encoded by the coding sequence GTGAGTGCGGCCGCCGCGCCGCTGCGCCTGGCCCTGGTCGGCAACCCGAACTGCGGCAAGACCGCGCTGTTCAACCAGTTGACCGGCAGCAAGCAGAAGGTCGCCAACTACGCCGGCGTCACCGTCGAGCGCAAGGAGGGCCGTTTCCGCGCGCCGTCCGGGCGCGAATTCGCGGTGCTGGATCTGCCCGGCGCCTACAGCCTGCAGCCGGCCAGCCTGGACGAGGCGATCACCCGCGACCTGTGCCGCGGCTTCTACCCGGGCGAGCCGGCGCCGGACGTGCTGGTGTGCGTGGTCGATGCCACCAACCTGCGCCTGCACCTGCGCTTCGCGCTGGAGCTGCGCGAGCTGGGCAAGCCGATGCTGGTGGCCCTGAACATGGTCGACGCGGCGCAGCGCCGCGGCATCCAGATCGATCGCCAGGCGCTGGAGCAGGCGCTGGGCGTGCCGGTGATCGAGACCGTGGCGGTGCGCCGCAACGGCGCCCGCGCCCTGGTCGAGCGCCTGGATACGCTGGCGCCGGCACTGCCGCCGGCGGTGGCACCGGCCGAGGGGCAGGGCGACTACCACCAGCAGGTGCGCGCCATCCTCGCCGCGGCGGTGTCGATGCCGACCCGCACCTCGCGCATCGACGACGCGCTGGACCGCTGGCTGCTGCACCCGGTGGCCGGCCTGTTGACCCTAGTGCTGGTGATGTTCCTGATCTTCCAGGCGGTTTTCGCCTGGGCGCAGCCTGTGATGGACCTGATCGACGGTGGGACCAAGGCGCTAGGCGTCTGGGTCGGCGGAACGCTGCCGGAGGGGCCGCTGAACAGCCTGCTGGTGGACGGCATCATCGCCGGCCTCGGCGGCGTGGTGATCTTCCTGCCGCAGATCCTGATCCTGTTCGCCTTCATCCTGGCGCTGGAGGAATCCGGCTACCTGCCGCGCGCGGCGTTCCTGCTCGATCGCATGATGGCCGCGGCCGGCCTGTCCGGCCGCTCGTTCATCCCGCTGTTGTCCAGCTTCGCCTGCGCCGTGCCGGGGATCATGTCCACGCGCAGCATCCAGGACCCGCGCGACCGCCTGGCCACCATCCTGGTCGCGCCGCTGATGACCTGTTCGGCGCGCCTGCCGGTTTACACATTGCTGATCGCCGCGTTTGTGCCGCAGAAGCAGGTGTGGGGCGTGCTCAATCAGCAGGGCCTGGTGTTGTTCGGCCTGTACTTGGCGGCGATCGTCAGTGGATTGGCGGTATCGTGGACGATGAAGAAATGGCGCCGCGACAAGGGCGAGCATCCGCTGCTGCTGGAGCTGCCATCCTACCGCGTGCCGCACCTGCGCGACCTGGCGCTGGGCCTGTGGGAGCGCGCGGCGATCTTCCTCAAGCGCGTCGGCGGCATCATCCTGGCGTTGACCATCCTGCTGTGGTTCCTGCTGAACTTTCCGGCGCCGCCGGCCGACGCCACGCTGCCGGCGATCGACTACAGCTTCGCCGGCCGCATCGGCCACGCCATGACCACGGTGTTTTCGCCGCTGGGCTTCAACTGGCAGATCTGCATCGCGCTGATCCCCGGCCTGGCCGCGCGCGAGGTGGCGGTGTCGTCGCTGGCGACGGTGTACGCGCTGTCGGCGGCCGACGACGATGCCGCCGCGCAGGCGCTGTCGCCGCTGATCCACGACGGCTGGTCGCTGGCCACCGCGCTGTCGCTGCTGGTCTGGTACATCTACGCGCCGATGTGCATTTCCACGCTGGCCACGATCAAGCGCGAGACCAATTCGTGGAAGCAGATGAGCTTTGCCGCGTTCTACCTGTTCGCGCTGGCGTATCTGGCCTCGCTGGTCACCTACCAGGTCGCGGTGGCGCTGGGAGCCGGCTGA
- a CDS encoding hydroxymethylglutaryl-CoA lyase, whose product MSDSVRIVEVGPRDGLQNEKAWVATADKIELIARLGRTGLRSIEATSFVSPKWVPQLADAAEVYAGIAQVPGVDYPVLIPNLQGYARAAAVGVREVAVFTAASETFNRTNTNAGIDESLARFAPVLERAAADGVKVRGYVSTVLGCPYQGDVPLADVVRVAQRLHAMGCYEISLGDTIGVGTPGKARTMLRAVAAAVPMAALAVHFHDTYGQALANIAACLEEGVRVVDAAVSGAGGCPYAKGASGNVATEDVVYLLHGNGVETGIDLPALAATGRWLAQKLGRPTGSKVGQALAAEA is encoded by the coding sequence ATGAGCGACAGCGTGCGCATCGTCGAAGTCGGCCCGCGCGACGGCCTGCAGAACGAGAAGGCCTGGGTTGCCACCGCCGACAAGATCGAGCTGATCGCGCGGCTGGGACGTACCGGCCTGCGCAGCATCGAGGCGACCAGCTTCGTCAGCCCGAAGTGGGTGCCGCAACTGGCCGATGCGGCCGAGGTCTACGCCGGCATCGCGCAGGTGCCGGGCGTGGACTATCCGGTGCTGATCCCGAACCTGCAGGGCTACGCGCGCGCCGCCGCGGTCGGCGTGCGCGAGGTGGCGGTGTTCACGGCCGCCTCGGAGACCTTCAACCGCACCAATACCAATGCCGGCATCGACGAATCGCTGGCGCGCTTCGCACCGGTGCTCGAGCGCGCGGCGGCGGACGGGGTCAAGGTGCGCGGCTACGTCTCCACCGTGCTCGGCTGCCCCTACCAGGGCGATGTCCCATTGGCCGACGTGGTGCGGGTGGCGCAGCGGCTGCATGCGATGGGCTGCTACGAGATCTCGCTGGGCGACACCATCGGCGTGGGCACGCCCGGCAAGGCGCGGACGATGCTGCGCGCAGTCGCCGCAGCGGTGCCGATGGCGGCGCTGGCGGTGCACTTCCACGACACCTACGGCCAGGCCCTGGCCAACATCGCCGCCTGCCTGGAGGAAGGCGTGCGCGTGGTCGATGCCGCGGTGTCCGGCGCCGGCGGCTGCCCGTACGCCAAGGGCGCCAGCGGCAACGTCGCCACCGAGGACGTGGTCTACCTGCTGCACGGCAATGGCGTGGAGACCGGGATCGACCTGCCGGCGCTGGCCGCGACCGGGCGCTGGCTGGCGCAGAAACTCGGCCGGCCGACCGGCAGCAAGGTCGGCCAGGCGCTGGCCGCCGAGGCCTGA
- a CDS encoding enoyl-CoA hydratase-related protein, whose product MSDVLLLQRSGKVLTLQLNRPEVRNAFDAALIAQLSDALLQIGADPQVQVLVLAGAGPAFSAGADLQWMRSMAGAGEQENLDDALALARLMRLLDELPKPTVARVQGAAFGGAVGLVACCDIAVAATDARFALSESRLGLLPAVISPYVVAAIGARQARRWFASAETFDAATAAQIGLVHQAVAPEALDAAVQRQVALLGQAGPLAAAGAKALVRRVAAGGERDALDQANAALIAQLRVSAEGQEGLTAFLEKREPAWRASL is encoded by the coding sequence ATGAGCGATGTCCTGTTGTTGCAACGATCCGGCAAGGTCCTGACCCTGCAGCTGAACCGACCCGAGGTCCGCAACGCCTTCGACGCCGCGCTGATCGCGCAACTTAGCGACGCCCTGCTGCAGATCGGCGCCGATCCGCAGGTGCAGGTGCTGGTCCTGGCCGGTGCCGGCCCCGCCTTCTCGGCCGGCGCCGACCTGCAGTGGATGCGTTCGATGGCCGGCGCCGGCGAACAGGAGAACCTGGACGACGCGCTGGCCCTGGCGCGGCTGATGCGCCTGCTCGACGAACTGCCCAAGCCCACCGTCGCGCGGGTGCAAGGCGCCGCGTTCGGCGGCGCGGTCGGCCTGGTCGCCTGCTGCGACATCGCCGTGGCCGCCACCGATGCGCGGTTCGCGCTCAGCGAAAGCCGCCTGGGCCTGCTGCCGGCGGTGATCTCGCCGTATGTGGTCGCCGCGATCGGCGCGCGCCAGGCGCGGCGCTGGTTCGCCAGCGCGGAAACCTTCGACGCCGCCACCGCCGCGCAGATCGGCCTGGTGCACCAGGCGGTGGCGCCGGAGGCACTGGACGCGGCCGTGCAGCGCCAGGTCGCCCTGCTCGGCCAGGCCGGGCCGCTGGCCGCCGCCGGCGCCAAGGCCCTGGTGCGGCGGGTCGCCGCCGGCGGCGAGCGCGATGCGCTGGACCAGGCCAACGCGGCCCTGATCGCGCAGTTGCGGGTTTCGGCCGAGGGCCAGGAAGGACTGACTGCGTTCCTGGAGAAACGCGAACCGGCCTGGAGGGCCAGCCTATGA
- a CDS encoding FeoA family protein, with product MTLSDMPLRSSALVESVHDRQPNDAIARRLRELGFVAGEQVQVLTSGPVGGEPLLVQVGYTRFALRRSEAARVQVSALDEVRP from the coding sequence GTGACGTTGTCCGACATGCCGTTGCGCAGCAGCGCCCTCGTGGAATCCGTGCACGACCGCCAGCCCAACGACGCCATCGCCCGGCGTCTGCGCGAGCTGGGCTTCGTCGCCGGCGAACAGGTGCAGGTGCTGACCAGCGGGCCGGTCGGCGGCGAACCGCTGCTGGTGCAGGTGGGCTATACGCGCTTCGCGCTGCGGCGCAGCGAGGCGGCGCGGGTGCAGGTCAGCGCGCTGGACGAGGTGCGGCCGTGA